A genomic stretch from Candidatus Acidiferrales bacterium includes:
- a CDS encoding glyoxalase superfamily protein yields the protein MQLVNKLMMLAVAVSDMPKAKAFYADKLGLKVTTDYRQDDDHWWVSLALPEDGVAITLTTFHGNAKPGAMTLWFATSDIAAAHKDLSAKGVKVSEIGDDLHGPGSGIKWFNFKDPDGNMVHLEQA from the coding sequence ATGCAATTAGTCAATAAACTCATGATGCTTGCCGTGGCTGTCAGCGACATGCCGAAGGCAAAAGCCTTTTATGCGGACAAACTTGGTTTGAAGGTCACGACAGACTACCGCCAGGATGATGACCACTGGTGGGTATCCCTTGCTCTCCCCGAAGACGGAGTTGCCATAACCCTAACCACCTTTCACGGAAATGCGAAGCCCGGCGCGATGACGCTGTGGTTCGCGACTTCAGACATTGCTGCGGCCCACAAGGATCTCAGCGCCAAAGGAGTCAAAGTCAGCGAAATCGGTGACGACTTGCACGGTCCAGGGTCAGGCATAAAGTGGTTTAATTTCAAGGACCCTGACGGTAACATGGTTCACCTCGAACAGGCGTAA
- a CDS encoding sigma-70 family RNA polymerase sigma factor, with the protein MSWKEKAAPQRWVENFSDSLFRYAIVRVNDRETARDLVQDTLLSGLQNVSSFRGDSAEKTWLFTILKNKIIDHYRRSSTDKIVSFEDLDESFNLGDYFDKEGEWNESARPISWTGSGHDDYGSKEFHEILQRCLVRLTVQCRAVFSMKYLEELESDEICKRLSVSASNYWVIMHRAKLMLRRCIEKNWIES; encoded by the coding sequence ATGTCATGGAAGGAAAAAGCCGCGCCCCAGAGGTGGGTCGAGAATTTCTCCGATTCTTTGTTTAGGTATGCAATCGTCAGGGTGAACGACAGGGAGACTGCTAGAGACCTAGTCCAGGATACGTTACTTTCAGGTCTTCAAAACGTCTCCTCGTTCAGAGGCGACAGTGCCGAGAAAACCTGGCTCTTCACCATATTGAAGAATAAAATCATCGACCATTATCGTAGGTCATCAACGGATAAAATCGTTTCGTTTGAGGATCTGGATGAATCGTTCAATCTCGGTGACTACTTCGACAAGGAAGGCGAATGGAACGAGTCGGCAAGACCGATAAGCTGGACCGGAAGCGGTCACGACGACTATGGATCGAAGGAATTTCATGAGATACTGCAGCGTTGTCTGGTGAGGCTCACCGTACAGTGTCGCGCTGTGTTTTCGATGAAGTATCTGGAGGAGCTTGAGTCCGATGAGATTTGTAAGAGATTATCTGTTTCTGCGTCTAACTATTGGGTGATCATGCACAGAGCGAAACTTATGCTGAGACGCTGTATCGAAAAGAACTGGATCGAGTCCTGA
- a CDS encoding LemA family protein has product MFVVYILVAIIILIPLWAIAKYNGLVTLRNQVTNGWKQIDVQLKRRHDLIPNLVQSVKGEMEFEQDTLQKVIEARNAAASAKGIADSAGKEDILSGALNKLFALVENYPNLKANENVKQLQEELTSTENKISFARQFYNDIATKFNIAEQVFPGSIIASIFNFTAAELFEIKEVTERETPKVDLSLRKQS; this is encoded by the coding sequence ATGTTTGTTGTTTATATTCTCGTTGCCATTATAATTCTCATCCCCTTGTGGGCGATAGCGAAATACAACGGACTCGTTACGCTCCGCAACCAGGTCACCAACGGCTGGAAGCAGATCGATGTCCAGTTGAAGCGAAGACATGACTTGATTCCTAATTTAGTACAGTCGGTCAAAGGAGAAATGGAATTCGAGCAGGATACACTCCAGAAAGTAATCGAAGCGCGTAATGCTGCCGCCTCCGCAAAGGGAATTGCCGACTCGGCAGGAAAAGAGGACATACTTTCAGGCGCCCTGAACAAATTGTTTGCACTCGTAGAGAACTATCCTAATTTGAAAGCCAACGAGAACGTGAAGCAGCTTCAGGAGGAGCTGACCAGTACGGAGAACAAGATTTCTTTCGCCAGACAATTCTACAACGATATTGCGACGAAGTTCAACATAGCAGAGCAGGTTTTCCCGGGAAGTATCATCGCATCGATTTTTAATTTTACAGCTGCGGAACTTTTTGAGATCAAGGAAGTAACCGAACGCGAGACTCCGAAAGTCGATCTGTCGTTGAGGAAACAGTCCTGA
- a CDS encoding YciI family protein has product MKEYLLLFRGGYDRIVQQSPKEFLSHMEKWKKWMKDLESKENFVIAQPLTQGGKKVAGKNKAVTDGPFMEGKEIVGGYLICKAYTYEGAIQIANGCPVLEIGGIVEVREITKMDSITATYMAQNDTTH; this is encoded by the coding sequence ATGAAAGAATACCTTTTGTTGTTTAGAGGCGGATACGACAGAATCGTTCAGCAGTCTCCGAAGGAGTTTTTAAGTCACATGGAAAAGTGGAAAAAATGGATGAAGGATTTGGAGTCGAAAGAAAACTTTGTAATTGCACAACCGCTGACTCAAGGTGGGAAAAAGGTTGCAGGAAAGAACAAGGCGGTGACGGATGGACCGTTCATGGAAGGCAAAGAAATTGTCGGTGGTTATCTTATCTGTAAAGCATATACATACGAAGGCGCAATTCAGATAGCTAATGGATGCCCAGTACTTGAGATTGGAGGCATCGTCGAGGTCAGGGAAATTACAAAAATGGATTCGATAACGGCAACATACATGGCACAAAATGACACGACGCATTGA
- a CDS encoding class I SAM-dependent methyltransferase, producing the protein MTRRIDYSGGTAVSLRQRKGNPRHTHHPDWNDSYAQDFVPWDTGKPDPLLTSFVESGRVRPGLTLEVGCGTGTNALWLAGRRFDVLGIDVAPLAVDKARAKQGRTMGCRFETMDFLAAPPQGQFDFVFDRGCFHTFDEAEDRTRFAAHVAGLLKPEGMWLSLIGSTEGPAREVGPRRRSALEVVAAIEPVLEIVELRADAFHTRGESPKAWFCLSRQRRMPAQPSTRHD; encoded by the coding sequence ATGACACGACGCATTGATTACTCCGGCGGCACCGCAGTCTCCTTACGTCAACGAAAAGGAAACCCGCGGCATACGCACCACCCCGATTGGAACGACAGTTACGCTCAAGACTTTGTGCCATGGGACACCGGCAAGCCGGATCCACTCTTGACGTCGTTTGTAGAGTCCGGGCGTGTCAGACCCGGGCTAACGCTCGAGGTAGGATGTGGAACGGGGACCAACGCCCTGTGGCTGGCAGGACGCAGGTTCGATGTCCTCGGCATAGACGTGGCGCCGCTTGCCGTGGATAAGGCACGCGCCAAACAGGGCAGGACGATGGGATGTCGGTTCGAGACCATGGACTTTCTCGCCGCGCCGCCGCAGGGACAGTTTGATTTCGTTTTCGACCGCGGCTGCTTCCACACCTTCGACGAAGCCGAAGATCGCACTCGCTTCGCCGCGCACGTAGCCGGTCTGCTTAAGCCGGAAGGAATGTGGCTGAGTCTCATCGGAAGCACTGAAGGCCCGGCGCGCGAAGTGGGCCCGCGCCGACGCAGTGCTCTTGAGGTGGTGGCGGCAATCGAGCCGGTGCTGGAGATCGTCGAACTCCGCGCCGACGCTTTCCACACGCGAGGTGAGTCGCCCAAGGCGTGGTTCTGCCTCTCGCGCCAGCGTAGAATGCCGGCGCAGCCGTCGACCCGCCACGATTGA
- a CDS encoding DMT family transporter, which produces MTDPSPKNRFSGYLNIFAAASLWGSSATVAKSLFQQNISPLLVVESRVIIAAIVLTFVLLCTRPQLLKVKSADLNDFALLGIIGVAGSNYTYYAAIKETSVAAAILMQYTAPVLVALYAVVTKHEKISGIKTAAIILSFTGCAIMLGLIRHDVRITVLGICFGILSAFCFAFFNIYAKIANKHYSVWTVLTYTVISASVFWIVLDVFANPGIRIPGVNMAMTLIAFSFVSALLPYIFYFRGLRRLRPSTAIIVSTLEPVIAIGTAFAFLGESLHWMQIAGGVLVVAAVILLEAYKE; this is translated from the coding sequence TTGACCGATCCGTCTCCCAAAAATCGTTTCAGCGGTTATCTAAACATTTTTGCTGCCGCTTCGCTATGGGGTTCTTCAGCAACTGTGGCGAAGTCTTTGTTTCAACAAAACATCTCGCCGCTTCTCGTAGTAGAATCGAGAGTCATAATAGCGGCAATAGTCCTTACTTTTGTTCTTCTTTGTACTCGCCCGCAATTGCTGAAAGTGAAATCTGCAGATCTTAATGACTTTGCACTTCTTGGAATAATTGGTGTCGCAGGCTCTAACTACACATATTATGCTGCGATAAAGGAGACGAGCGTTGCGGCTGCAATTCTGATGCAATATACAGCTCCGGTTCTGGTAGCGCTTTATGCGGTTGTGACCAAGCATGAGAAAATCAGCGGAATCAAAACGGCGGCAATCATCCTCTCATTCACCGGCTGTGCCATCATGCTCGGTCTAATAAGGCATGATGTGAGAATAACTGTCCTCGGAATTTGTTTCGGCATCCTGTCGGCATTCTGTTTTGCATTTTTCAACATATATGCAAAAATTGCGAACAAACATTATTCAGTTTGGACTGTGTTGACCTACACCGTGATCAGCGCGAGCGTGTTCTGGATTGTCCTGGATGTCTTTGCCAATCCCGGAATACGAATTCCCGGCGTGAACATGGCCATGACGTTGATTGCGTTCTCTTTTGTATCAGCACTTCTTCCTTATATTTTTTATTTCAGAGGTTTGAGACGGCTCAGACCTTCGACCGCAATTATCGTTTCTACATTGGAGCCGGTGATCGCAATCGGGACGGCGTTTGCCTTTCTAGGGGAGAGCCTCCATTGGATGCAGATTGCCGGGGGAGTTCTGGTGGTGGCTGCAGTTATATTGTTGGAGGCATACAAAGAGTGA
- a CDS encoding M48 family metallopeptidase translates to MEDFRNIYEQQAHNKHVTLALMVCFILFLGFLGFGFDAFYLGTIDSEFFLPIGTVIALGFGSFSAVWSLKGGSSAVLRSTNAVPADPNNPAQKQLLNIVEEMSIAAGLPRPQVFIVPDSDPNAFATGKDPQNSAIAVTQGLLDTLNRDELQGVIAHEMSHIRNYDVRLMTVIAAMIGAILLLSDWARRGMFWGGGRRRSRSSGGSAGGAIALILIVLWLVGVILAPLISQIMAMAVSRKREYFADASGAELTRNPLALASALQKLEDASAPTESIKHGAAHLCIVDPLGRKMNAKEGRAADLFASHPPISKRIMWLKAMSYEIKPAV, encoded by the coding sequence GTGGAAGACTTTAGAAACATTTACGAACAACAGGCGCACAACAAGCATGTAACGCTTGCTCTGATGGTCTGTTTCATACTGTTCCTCGGGTTCCTCGGATTCGGCTTCGATGCTTTTTACCTTGGAACGATAGACAGCGAGTTTTTTCTTCCCATCGGTACTGTCATCGCTCTCGGTTTTGGATCGTTCTCGGCCGTTTGGAGTCTTAAGGGGGGCTCAAGCGCTGTGTTGAGATCCACTAATGCAGTTCCCGCGGATCCGAACAATCCCGCACAGAAGCAACTTCTGAATATAGTGGAGGAAATGAGTATTGCCGCGGGACTGCCGCGTCCACAGGTTTTCATTGTGCCCGATTCTGATCCGAATGCATTCGCGACCGGCAAAGATCCGCAGAACAGCGCGATCGCAGTCACGCAGGGGCTTCTCGATACATTAAATCGGGACGAGCTTCAAGGTGTAATTGCTCACGAGATGAGTCACATCCGGAATTATGATGTCAGGTTAATGACCGTGATTGCGGCAATGATAGGTGCGATCCTTTTGCTTTCCGATTGGGCAAGACGCGGAATGTTTTGGGGAGGCGGTCGTCGCCGTTCACGCAGCTCCGGCGGGAGTGCGGGCGGGGCAATTGCATTGATCTTGATCGTACTGTGGCTTGTCGGTGTAATCCTTGCGCCGCTCATCAGTCAGATCATGGCCATGGCTGTTTCACGAAAGCGTGAGTATTTTGCGGACGCGTCGGGCGCAGAGCTGACGCGAAATCCACTTGCACTGGCGAGTGCCCTGCAGAAATTGGAGGATGCTTCAGCTCCGACTGAATCGATCAAGCACGGAGCCGCCCACCTTTGTATTGTGGATCCGCTGGGAAGGAAAATGAATGCGAAGGAAGGACGTGCTGCAGATTTGTTTGCCAGCCATCCTCCGATAAGCAAGCGGATCATGTGGCTGAAGGCGATGTCTTACGAGATTAAGCCGGCGGTGTGA
- a CDS encoding DUF1801 domain-containing protein: MKTSTSLSTKEKSASQQIDAIIKEPGDWRGKKLSQLRALIKKADSAIVEEVKWKKPSKPSGIPVWSHDGIICVADTLKNAVRLTFPKGAQVKDPKKLFNTRLESKTVRAIDFHEGDTVDEEALKGLILDAVAVNRSKSASDKMNKRLRQ, from the coding sequence GTGAAAACAAGTACTAGTCTTTCCACGAAAGAGAAGTCTGCATCTCAACAGATAGATGCTATAATCAAAGAGCCGGGTGACTGGCGGGGGAAGAAGCTGTCGCAGCTGCGGGCTTTGATCAAAAAGGCAGACTCTGCCATCGTAGAAGAGGTGAAGTGGAAAAAACCATCCAAACCTTCTGGTATACCTGTTTGGTCTCATGACGGAATAATATGCGTAGCAGACACGCTCAAGAACGCCGTGAGATTGACATTTCCCAAAGGTGCTCAGGTGAAGGATCCGAAGAAGCTTTTCAATACTCGTCTGGAAAGCAAAACGGTCCGTGCCATCGACTTTCACGAAGGTGACACGGTGGATGAGGAAGCGCTGAAGGGACTCATTCTCGATGCCGTGGCGGTGAACAGATCAAAAAGCGCGAGCGATAAAATGAATAAACGATTAAGACAGTAA
- a CDS encoding rhomboid family intramembrane serine protease, giving the protein MIIPTRLDFKYVFAPVANAIIIGITITFFIFEITGALPYSVFNEMVLRDMNPMGLIGNLLLHASWLHLIGNMLVLWVFGNAVNSVVGNKWYPVIYVGLGIAASMAHLALSDGSAVGASGAINGIVGMSLVLFPGVPLKILLFVWLAPIRLSPRSFWTILMWLVFDFIGVAAGGDHIAHWAHLGGFFAGVGLGFLLLRFQKVASYDSSIVDLWNRRKRKLNSPVKYEFDKRNDYRENRISDKDDTQLDYLVKAYEKGIPLDPQSQPDRVDNPESVKSYENKGTIPTRENSSAGPALNVPVVPKLRLLRAHRNQKDLSIYFVNEGDEIKNVGISSPQITSIEYYPKEMLKKKDTGWAAMRCDAGDVPHNPSIILTYSDNGTSSSKEYSLDEENNKMTEANK; this is encoded by the coding sequence ATGATTATTCCCACCAGATTGGATTTCAAGTACGTCTTCGCGCCGGTAGCAAACGCCATCATCATCGGGATTACCATCACATTCTTCATTTTTGAAATTACGGGCGCTCTTCCCTATTCCGTATTCAACGAGATGGTGCTGCGGGATATGAACCCGATGGGACTGATCGGAAATCTCCTTCTGCATGCCAGCTGGCTTCACCTGATCGGAAACATGCTGGTCCTCTGGGTGTTTGGGAATGCAGTTAATTCCGTCGTGGGCAACAAATGGTATCCGGTGATCTATGTCGGACTCGGCATTGCCGCATCCATGGCACACCTTGCTCTCAGCGACGGAAGCGCCGTGGGTGCGAGCGGGGCGATTAATGGCATCGTAGGAATGTCGCTGGTACTTTTTCCGGGAGTTCCACTGAAAATTCTGCTCTTTGTTTGGCTAGCACCCATCAGATTGTCGCCGCGAAGTTTTTGGACAATCCTGATGTGGCTTGTCTTTGACTTCATCGGAGTTGCGGCGGGCGGCGACCACATAGCACATTGGGCACATCTCGGCGGATTCTTCGCAGGTGTGGGACTCGGTTTCCTGTTGTTGCGGTTCCAAAAAGTAGCCAGCTATGATTCTTCAATAGTGGATTTATGGAACAGACGGAAGAGAAAATTGAATTCACCTGTGAAATATGAGTTTGACAAGCGGAACGACTACAGAGAGAATCGGATTTCAGACAAGGACGACACTCAGCTGGATTATCTTGTGAAGGCATACGAAAAAGGAATTCCGTTAGATCCACAATCTCAACCCGATCGGGTCGACAATCCTGAGTCGGTCAAATCATACGAAAATAAAGGTACGATCCCAACCCGCGAGAATTCTTCTGCAGGTCCGGCACTAAATGTTCCCGTCGTTCCAAAACTGAGATTACTCCGCGCGCACAGAAATCAAAAGGACCTTTCTATTTATTTTGTAAACGAGGGTGATGAGATCAAAAATGTCGGAATAAGCTCGCCGCAGATCACATCGATCGAGTATTACCCGAAAGAGATGCTGAAGAAAAAAGATACTGGGTGGGCGGCCATGCGCTGTGACGCCGGCGACGTGCCTCATAATCCTTCAATTATACTGACCTACAGTGATAATGGGACATCCTCCAGCAAGGAATACTCCCTTGATGAAGAAAACAACAAGATGACGGAAGCAAACAAATAA
- a CDS encoding TfoX/Sxy family protein, which translates to MACNEELTMRVREALAHVRKVEEKRMFRGVTFMVNGKMCVSAGDNKIMCRIDPSVYESVLRRSGCSPVIMKGREYRGFVYVDEDAIKSKRDFDYWIGLALEFNKRAKASRNNRKR; encoded by the coding sequence GTGGCATGTAATGAAGAGCTTACTATGCGTGTTAGAGAAGCGCTGGCACACGTGAGAAAAGTTGAAGAGAAGAGAATGTTTCGCGGAGTCACCTTCATGGTTAACGGCAAGATGTGCGTGAGCGCTGGCGACAATAAGATAATGTGCCGTATAGATCCGTCAGTTTATGAGTCAGTGCTTAGAAGGAGTGGATGTAGTCCCGTCATTATGAAAGGGCGTGAGTATAGGGGATTCGTTTACGTCGATGAAGATGCGATAAAAAGTAAGAGAGACTTCGACTATTGGATAGGCCTCGCGCTCGAATTCAATAAGAGGGCGAAAGCGTCCAGGAACAATAGAAAGAGATAG
- a CDS encoding septal ring lytic transglycosylase RlpA family protein: MSVLYFVGCSAAARFTNTGKENGTSTENISKSTSTSIAPGKALLTVEGVASFYSYGFDKKKTASGEIFDKDGLTAAHREFPFGTILRVTNLTNGKDVTVTVNDRGPFDKSRIIDLSEGAAREIGMIQDGTTKVKIEVLKWGQSPK, translated from the coding sequence ATGTCAGTACTATATTTTGTCGGCTGCTCTGCGGCGGCACGCTTTACGAATACTGGAAAAGAAAACGGTACATCGACCGAAAACATTTCGAAATCCACGTCTACTTCGATCGCGCCAGGGAAAGCGCTGCTGACCGTCGAAGGGGTGGCATCTTTCTATTCTTATGGTTTCGATAAGAAGAAGACCGCAAGCGGAGAAATTTTTGACAAAGATGGGTTGACTGCTGCTCACCGTGAATTCCCTTTTGGAACAATTCTACGTGTGACTAATTTGACCAATGGGAAGGATGTCACGGTTACAGTCAACGATCGGGGGCCCTTTGACAAATCGAGAATCATCGATCTATCCGAAGGGGCGGCGAGGGAAATTGGGATGATACAAGATGGCACAACGAAAGTGAAGATTGAAGTTTTGAAGTGGGGACAAAGCCCGAAATGA
- a CDS encoding RNA methyltransferase has translation MRTQRRIDRLSMALKHTQPDLTIVLENIHDPHNVSAIMRTCDAVGIRRVNLLYTEEKFPKIGKKSSASAHKWVENQKFRSVQDCYGYLKGNGFLVAASVVDIGPRLARSGSGSISLYELDLRKQIALVFGNEHRGVSEEAASSADIRFQVPMFGMVQSLNVSVACAITIYEALRQRMESGDFGKQKIGDVEFKKRLDDWAKK, from the coding sequence GTGAGGACGCAGCGGCGTATCGACAGGCTTTCCATGGCGCTGAAACATACTCAACCCGATCTGACCATAGTGCTTGAGAACATCCATGACCCGCATAATGTGAGCGCGATCATGAGGACATGTGATGCCGTCGGAATCAGACGTGTAAATCTTCTCTATACTGAAGAGAAATTTCCAAAGATCGGGAAAAAGAGTTCGGCGAGCGCCCACAAATGGGTTGAAAACCAGAAGTTCAGGTCGGTCCAGGATTGCTATGGCTACCTAAAAGGGAATGGCTTTCTTGTAGCAGCGAGCGTCGTGGATATCGGACCCAGGCTTGCACGCTCCGGGTCAGGCTCGATCTCTCTTTATGAACTGGATTTGCGAAAACAAATCGCTTTAGTTTTCGGCAATGAGCACCGTGGAGTATCAGAGGAAGCGGCTTCATCCGCTGACATTCGCTTTCAAGTACCGATGTTCGGAATGGTGCAAAGCTTAAATGTCTCGGTTGCGTGTGCGATAACCATTTATGAAGCGCTCAGACAAAGGATGGAGTCTGGAGATTTCGGAAAGCAAAAGATAGGAGATGTCGAGTTCAAGAAGCGTTTGGATGATTGGGCAAAAAAATAA
- a CDS encoding YciI family protein, which yields MKDYLLLFRSGIDLKSVSPEQLQNQMMKWQRWLGGLEKEKRLVTGQRLTPGGRVLTSAKKEAIDGPYSEGKEVIGGYQMIKAKSLDDAVELARGCPIFDLGGSVEVRETMVN from the coding sequence ATGAAGGATTATTTGTTGCTATTTAGAAGCGGAATTGACCTCAAGTCAGTATCACCTGAACAACTTCAAAATCAGATGATGAAATGGCAGAGATGGCTTGGCGGGCTCGAAAAGGAGAAAAGGCTTGTCACCGGTCAGCGCCTGACGCCCGGAGGCAGGGTGCTCACCAGCGCAAAAAAGGAAGCCATTGACGGTCCGTATTCCGAAGGAAAAGAAGTCATCGGCGGATACCAGATGATTAAAGCCAAAAGTCTTGATGATGCTGTTGAGCTCGCGAGAGGCTGTCCGATTTTTGATCTCGGCGGAAGCGTCGAAGTCAGAGAAACAATGGTTAACTAG
- the msrB gene encoding peptide-methionine (R)-S-oxide reductase MsrB, which translates to MKKKLPFASLVVVLGVLGIMLYRHPHTSESGPVSGNGRILSGSFDSTKFKTDSQWKKILTPVQYYILREAGTEAPFTGALDHEFGKGIYLSGATREPVFNSNQKFNSGTGWPSFWAPIKPDAVVLRWDYSLPGEPRIEVLDKSGSHLGHVFDDGPPPTGKRYCINSAALIFVPDTTK; encoded by the coding sequence ATGAAAAAGAAGTTGCCGTTTGCATCACTGGTTGTGGTTCTTGGAGTACTTGGAATAATGCTGTACCGTCATCCACACACCTCTGAGTCAGGTCCGGTTTCGGGTAACGGAAGAATCCTTTCGGGATCCTTCGACAGCACGAAGTTCAAGACAGATTCGCAATGGAAGAAGATCCTTACTCCTGTGCAGTACTACATTTTGAGAGAAGCCGGCACGGAGGCTCCCTTCACGGGAGCTCTGGATCACGAGTTTGGCAAAGGAATCTATCTCAGTGGTGCGACGCGCGAACCCGTGTTCAACTCAAATCAGAAGTTTAATTCCGGCACGGGATGGCCGAGCTTCTGGGCACCTATCAAACCGGACGCTGTTGTTCTTCGGTGGGATTACAGCCTTCCCGGAGAACCGCGAATTGAAGTGTTAGACAAGAGTGGAAGTCATCTCGGTCACGTGTTCGATGATGGTCCACCACCGACAGGAAAGCGTTACTGCATAAACTCGGCCGCATTGATATTCGTGCCGGATACTACGAAATGA
- a CDS encoding cytochrome c biogenesis protein DipZ, translated as MLVLLGFAFLAGLVTILAPCIWPILPIVLSSSIAGEGHRKPLGITLGIMLSFAFFTLAISYLVKAFHFDPDFLRFVAIIIIGILGLSMVIPALSRFVEGLISRISGLLGQGSRQGSGFVAGFIAGMSLGVVWSPCAGPILAAIAALAATGKVTISVVLVTLAYVAGVGIPLFIFAYGGRQVVTRTRFLSRYTGRIQQLFGIVMILTAVGIYTNYDRLIETKLLNEFPQIGAALNQFESSKTVSDQLDLLKGNKSANDDPASAAPVRSTENASYFNANTPAPDFVGITGWLNTDSPLSIKDLKGKVVLVDFWTYTCINCIRTLPHVISWYDKYKDRGFVVVGVHTPEFQFEHNTNNVQDAIKMYNIHYPVAQDNDYSTWNNYNNEYWPAEYLVDASGNIRRTHFGEGQYDEMEMAIRTLLKENGQPISETTDDLPDQTPTGVQSPETYLGAGRMEYYYDGGNTGTVDKKFTLADNLRRDSFSFGGNWNVEKEFAVAGKDAVLDYDFFADKVFLVLRPGNAGSMARVKVLLDGRPVDDSNAGADTNDGEVTVDADRLYNLINLRGKAGHHVLHLRFETPGIEAFAFTFG; from the coding sequence ATGCTTGTACTACTTGGATTCGCGTTTCTTGCCGGACTCGTGACAATTCTTGCGCCGTGTATCTGGCCGATCCTACCCATAGTCCTTTCGTCGTCTATCGCAGGTGAGGGGCATCGGAAGCCTCTTGGCATCACGCTCGGCATTATGCTTAGCTTTGCTTTCTTCACACTTGCTATTTCCTATTTGGTGAAAGCGTTTCATTTCGACCCGGACTTCCTGCGATTTGTCGCGATCATAATTATCGGAATTTTAGGATTGTCGATGGTAATCCCGGCGCTGTCAAGGTTTGTGGAAGGTCTCATCAGCAGGATCAGCGGATTGCTCGGACAAGGGTCGAGGCAGGGGAGCGGATTTGTGGCGGGCTTCATCGCCGGGATGTCACTTGGGGTTGTTTGGTCGCCGTGCGCAGGGCCAATTCTAGCAGCAATTGCAGCGCTCGCGGCCACGGGAAAGGTAACCATCAGCGTTGTACTTGTCACTCTCGCTTATGTCGCTGGCGTGGGGATCCCTCTGTTCATTTTTGCCTATGGTGGACGACAAGTGGTTACGCGGACGCGTTTTCTTTCTCGCTACACGGGCAGGATACAACAGCTGTTCGGTATAGTGATGATTCTCACTGCGGTTGGAATTTATACGAATTACGACAGGCTGATCGAAACAAAACTCTTGAATGAATTCCCACAAATTGGCGCAGCCCTAAACCAATTCGAGAGCAGCAAAACGGTTTCTGATCAGCTCGACCTCCTGAAAGGGAACAAATCGGCAAACGACGATCCTGCTTCGGCGGCACCAGTCCGCTCAACCGAGAACGCATCTTATTTCAACGCAAACACTCCGGCCCCGGATTTTGTCGGCATTACAGGATGGCTGAACACAGATTCGCCATTATCGATAAAGGACCTGAAGGGCAAAGTAGTCCTCGTCGATTTCTGGACATACACCTGTATCAACTGCATCCGCACCCTTCCGCACGTGATATCATGGTACGATAAATATAAAGACAGAGGGTTCGTCGTTGTCGGAGTACATACGCCCGAGTTCCAGTTCGAGCACAATACGAACAACGTCCAGGATGCGATAAAGATGTACAATATTCATTATCCCGTCGCACAGGATAACGATTACTCAACCTGGAACAACTATAACAACGAATATTGGCCCGCCGAGTACCTTGTCGATGCCTCTGGAAATATCAGGAGGACACATTTCGGTGAAGGTCAGTACGATGAAATGGAGATGGCGATAAGAACGCTCTTGAAGGAGAACGGTCAACCCATTTCAGAAACTACGGACGATCTGCCAGACCAAACCCCGACGGGCGTCCAGTCACCGGAAACCTATTTGGGCGCTGGACGAATGGAGTATTACTATGATGGTGGGAATACCGGTACCGTAGATAAGAAGTTTACGCTGGCAGATAATCTACGCCGAGATTCTTTCAGCTTCGGAGGGAACTGGAACGTCGAGAAAGAATTTGCGGTCGCAGGAAAGGATGCGGTGCTCGATTATGATTTCTTCGCCGACAAGGTATTTCTTGTCCTTCGTCCAGGAAACGCAGGTTCCATGGCGAGAGTTAAGGTGTTATTGGACGGTAGACCGGTCGACGATTCGAATGCCGGCGCAGATACTAATGATGGAGAAGTAACGGTAGACGCCGACAGACTCTACAACTTGATAAACCTTAGAGGAAAGGCGGGCCATCATGTCCTCCATCTCCGGTTCGAGACGCCGGGAATCGAAGCATTCGCATTTACATTTGGGTGA